The following proteins are encoded in a genomic region of Peromyscus eremicus chromosome 14, PerEre_H2_v1, whole genome shotgun sequence:
- the Dnajb9 gene encoding dnaJ homolog subfamily B member 9: protein MATPQSVFVFAICILMITELILASKSYYDILGVPKSASERQIKKAFHKLAMKYHPDKNKSPDAEAKFREIAEAYETLSDAHRRKEYDTVGHSAFTNGKGQQGGGSPFEQSFNFNFDDLFKDFNLFGQNQNTRSKKHFENHFQTRQDGSNRQRHHFQEFSFGGGLFDDMFEDMEKMFSFSGFDTTNRHTVQTENRFHGSSKHCRTVTQRRGNMVTTYTDCSGQ, encoded by the exons ATGGCTACTCCCCAGTCAGTTTTCGTCTTTGCAATTTGCATTTTAATGATAACAGAATTAATCCTAGCCTCAAAAAGCTACTATGATATCTTAGGTGTGCCAAAATCGGCTTCAGAGAGACAAATCAAGAAGGCCTTTCACAAATTAGCCATGAAGTACCACCCTGACAAAAATAAGAGCCCTGATGCTGAAGCAAAATTCAGAGAGATTGCAGAAG CATATGAAACACTCTCAGATGCTCATAGGCGGAAAGAGTATGATACAGTTGGACACAGTGCTTTTACTAATGGCAAAGGACAACAAGGAGGTGGAAGTCCTTTTGAGCAATCTTTTAACTTCAATTTTGATGACTTATTTAAAGACTTTAATCTTTTTGGCCAGAACCAAAACACTCGGTCTAAGAAGCATTTTGAAAATCACTTCCAGACACGCCAGGATGGTTCCAATAGACAAAGGCATCATTTCCAAGAGTTTTCTTTTGGAGGTGGATTGTTTGATGACATGTTTGAAGATatggagaaaatgttttcttttagtgGCTTTGATACCACCAATCGACACACAGTACAGACTGAAAATAGATTTCATGGATCTAGTAAGCACTGCAGGACTGTCACTCAACGAAGAGGAAATATGGTTACTACATACACTGATTGTTCAGGACAATAG